The genome window ACCCCGCCTGGGGCGCAGGGACGCCGCCAGAGACGGATGTCCCAGTGGTATCGGCGCTAAGCACGATCCAGGCGGCACACGCGATCAGAAGGAGGATATAAAGGATAAGGCGTTGGGATCGGATCATGGTTTAAGTATAATGTTTGGCAAGGATGTAAGCAAGCAGCAGACAATTGGAGGATGCGGGTGTAAAATGGAGGTGTTATTGTATATCCTGTCTACCTGTGTACGTGTATACTTACCTCATGGCTTTTCCTGACTCAGTCTTCATCGGCATCGATCCCACCTCCGGGCGAAACTCCTTTACCTATGCGGCATTGGATCGTGACCTGAATCTCCTTGCGCTTTCAGACGGTGAAGTGGACGATGTGACCGCATTTATCGGGGCGTATCCGTCTGCCATGGCGGCGGTCAATGCACCTGCCGGGGTGAACCGCGGACTGGTTCGCGAAAGAATGAAAAAGGAGATGCTCACACCCCACAAGATTCGGGGGGCGGATCTGCGTATGGCAGAGTATGAATTGCGCGAGCGCGGCATCGCTGTATCAGGAACGCCCTCCAGCGTTGGATTTTCCCCCGCCTGGATGCAGTTGGGATTTGAACTCTATCGCAAATTGGGGGAAATGGGTTTTAAAAAATATCCCGCGGAAGACAAGCCGTATCAAATTTTGGAAACACATCCGCACGCCTGTTTTTGCGTACTGGCTGGCAGCGTGCCGCTTTCCAAGCCTTCGCTTGAAGGGAAACTTCAGAGACAGTTATTGCTTTATGAACGCGGTGTCCGCATAAAGGACCCGATGGATTTTTTTGAAGAGATCACGCGGCATAAGATGATGAAGGGTGTTTGGCCCCTGGATCTGTTGTTTCTGGCGGAGCAGCTGGATGCGTTGGTTGCGGCCTTTACCGCATGGCTGACAGTGCATAAACCCGAGCAGGTTTCCTCCGTTGGCAATGAAAAAGAGGGAATGATATTTTTGCCTGAAAAGGAATTAAAAGATAAATATTAAGCGGATGGTAAAATATCTCACATGACAACACAAGACCTTCAAACCCGTGCAATCAATGCACTTCGTTTTCTTTCCGCCGACGGTGTTCAAAAGGCGAATTCCGGTCACCCCGGCCTGCCGATGGGGGCTGCGGCGATGGCATATACGATCTGGACGCGCCACTTGAGGCATAACCCCCGCAGCCCAAAATGGATGGGACGCGACCGCTTCATCCTTTCGGGCGGGCATGGTTCGATGCTCCTGTATTCCTTGCTTCATCTGACGGGATACGACCTGCCGCTCGAACAGTTGCAGAACTTTCGCCAGTGGGAGAGCCTGACGCCCGGACATCCTGAATACGGCTTGACCCCCGGCGTGGAAGTGACCACAGGACCGCTCGGCCAGGGATTTGCAAACGGCGTCGGCATGGCAATTGCCGCCTCACATCTCGCCACGATTTTCAACAAGCCCGACCACGAATTAATTGATTCCTATATCTACACCATCGTCACGGACGGCGATCTGATGGAAGGCGTCGCTTCCGAAGCCGCGTCACTGGCTGGGCATCTCTCGCTGCGGCGCTTGATCTATCTCTACGACGATAACAAGATTTCGATTGACGGCTCCACCGACCTCGCCTTCACAGAGGATCGTGCCAAACGCTTTGAGGCATACGGCTGGCACGTCCAGCGCGTGGACGATGGCAACGACGTGGACGCGATTGATAAAGCCATCCAGGCCGCCAAAGGCGACCCGCGTCCGTCCATCATCATGTGCCGCACGGTCATTGGCTATGGTGCACCAAATAGACAGGGCACTGCCAAGGCGCACGGCGAACCGCTTGGTGACGAAGAACTCAACGCCGCCAAGGAAAATCTCGGCTGGGAAAAAGAGCCGCGTTTCTTCATCCCCGACGATGTGCTGGCGTTCTACCGTAAAGCCGTGGACAAGGGCGCCGTACTCGAAGCTGATTGGAAGAAACGTTTCGACGCCTACAAAAAGGCGCACCCCGAACTCGGTAGTGAATTGGAACGCCGCCTGAACGGTGAACTTCCCGCGGACTGGGAGACTGCGTTGCCGAAATTCCCCGCCGACCCGAAGGGAATGGCAACCCGCGCTGCATCCGGCAAAGTCATCAACGCGCTGGCGTCAAAATTACCTGAACTGATTGGCGGTTCGGCAGACCTTGCCCCCTCGAACAATACCAAAA of Anaerolineales bacterium contains these proteins:
- a CDS encoding DUF429 domain-containing protein, coding for MAFPDSVFIGIDPTSGRNSFTYAALDRDLNLLALSDGEVDDVTAFIGAYPSAMAAVNAPAGVNRGLVRERMKKEMLTPHKIRGADLRMAEYELRERGIAVSGTPSSVGFSPAWMQLGFELYRKLGEMGFKKYPAEDKPYQILETHPHACFCVLAGSVPLSKPSLEGKLQRQLLLYERGVRIKDPMDFFEEITRHKMMKGVWPLDLLFLAEQLDALVAAFTAWLTVHKPEQVSSVGNEKEGMIFLPEKELKDKY
- the tkt gene encoding transketolase, with amino-acid sequence MTTQDLQTRAINALRFLSADGVQKANSGHPGLPMGAAAMAYTIWTRHLRHNPRSPKWMGRDRFILSGGHGSMLLYSLLHLTGYDLPLEQLQNFRQWESLTPGHPEYGLTPGVEVTTGPLGQGFANGVGMAIAASHLATIFNKPDHELIDSYIYTIVTDGDLMEGVASEAASLAGHLSLRRLIYLYDDNKISIDGSTDLAFTEDRAKRFEAYGWHVQRVDDGNDVDAIDKAIQAAKGDPRPSIIMCRTVIGYGAPNRQGTAKAHGEPLGDEELNAAKENLGWEKEPRFFIPDDVLAFYRKAVDKGAVLEADWKKRFDAYKKAHPELGSELERRLNGELPADWETALPKFPADPKGMATRAASGKVINALASKLPELIGGSADLAPSNNTKIDGSPAFQKDSPEGRNFHFGVREHAMGSILNGMSVFGGVIPYGATFLVFADYMRAAVRLAALSHYPSIFIFTHDSVGLGEDGPTHQPVEHLTSLRLIPNLTVIRPADANETAQAWKVAIENRRGPTVLALTRQALPVLDTPASVEKGAYVLKDFGKPEMILMASGSEVSLILEAAQKLADEGRGVRVVSFPSWELFEKQDEAYRESVLPKNIQKRLAVEAGSGLGWERYAGSVISIERYGASAPYKVIFEKLGFTVENVVKRAKEL